CCCCAGCCACGCCGTGAAACGGTTTTTCACTTAATCCACGCTGTTCAATGGAGCCGTTGTCCAGCGCGAAACAGGCATTCACAAATCCTTGTTGACTGACCCCGGCAAAAACTTTGCGCTGTTCGAAAAGCCGATCGACCCAACCGGCAGAAAGTTTTCGATCTTCAACCAAGTAGTCTTTCACTGCTTGGATATGCTTTGGTTAATCAGAATGCTTAGGCGGTTCGCTGGGGGTGGCTTTGTCTGCGCGATCCTGTTGCTGCGCTCGCTCGATGGCCTGAGGCGTGATTTCTCCCCCTAATACCTGAGCCGCATTTTTGAATGCCTCCCGATCTTGTTTATCCAGTTGGGATGTTTGCAGCAATTGAACCAAATCCAGTGCACCGCCACCGCCGATGCCTATGTCGTGGGCATAGAACCGAGTTTTGGATTGGCGATCAATCGAGAGTCGCCCCACCGGGCTTTTGAACTGGTATTTGGGATCGGAAGAATCGGGTTCGCAGCCAAATTGCTCCAGCACGGCAGTCAGCGGAATGGCGCGAAGACGGTTGATTTCTGATGCGTCGAATTTCATCTCGGTTCTCCTGAAAAGTCATTAGTGACGCTTCAAGAGATACGTGAACAGGCCGGAATTCAGCCTTCTGGCTGATGGTTTCCTTCCCAAAAAGTTTGCGTGCTACGCAAACTTTTAAGCTGCACTTACTGATTCATTGATTTCAAACGACCATCAAAGACGTAGGGGCCGATGATCGTCATCGTGCAGCGTGAGGCATCAGGGTGCTTCGGGTTGATCAATATATTCCGTTCATAGGGACTAGCAGCCGAAGGAACGTCCAGAAGCAACGATGTGCCACTGGTCACCCAGTTATCGCCGATCTCAGCAAGCAGTCCAGGTGCAGGATATGTTGACCAATCATCTGGAAGTTGGCCTTCTTCTATTTTTGAGATTGAAGCGTTTTCCGGTACATCAATGGCAATCAAGACGTGAGCTGGAGCAAATTGCCAATCCACATGAACCAGAACTTCCATAGCTGCCGTGGACACATGAGGCGCAGCATAAACAACTGGGGTTCCTCTGCTGTTCCAGCGGCCACCAATGCGCTTTGCTCCTTCTGCCTCATCGTCCAGACTGTCATGTGACCGATTCGCCTTGGCCAGACGCCATAACCTCATCAGCTATAGACTCCGTACTCGATCTGGTTCAGAACATCTTCGACCATATCGACACCAGGCTCGGTATCAAGGAGTGAAAAGGGAGACACTCCGCCAAGTGCACGATTTTTTGTCTGTAACCAATTCTTGGCTTTAACGGGATCCTCCAGAACA
This region of Halothiobacillus neapolitanus c2 genomic DNA includes:
- a CDS encoding RES family NAD+ phosphorylase, which gives rise to MRLWRLAKANRSHDSLDDEAEGAKRIGGRWNSRGTPVVYAAPHVSTAAMEVLVHVDWQFAPAHVLIAIDVPENASISKIEEGQLPDDWSTYPAPGLLAEIGDNWVTSGTSLLLDVPSAASPYERNILINPKHPDASRCTMTIIGPYVFDGRLKSMNQ